From Solanum stenotomum isolate F172 unplaced genomic scaffold, ASM1918654v1 scaffold15513, whole genome shotgun sequence, the proteins below share one genomic window:
- the LOC125850228 gene encoding beta-1,3-galactosyltransferase 7-like isoform X1: MKNRHTIKVSVKWIPIFSIAFFFIGMLFSNRWWSPTESGSQLIAQHRRDQELQVVSEDCNSKKKKQGQDKDVMQEVYKTHEAIQSLDKSIATLQMELAATRSTQEMKVADQSSNSSHSQNGPPRKKVFVVIGINTAFSSRKRRDSVRETWMPQGDKLLRLEKEKGIVVRFMIGHSATSNSILDRAIDSEEAQHKDFLRLEHVEGYHELSAKTKIFFSTAVAKWDADFYVKVDDDVHVNLGMLAATLARHRSKPRIYIGCMKSGPVLAQKTVKYHEPEYWKFGEEGNKYFRHATGQIYAISKDLATYISINQPILHKYANEDVSLGAWFIGLEVEHIDERTMCCGTPPDCDWKAEAGNVCVASFDWSCSGICKSVEKLKYVHEKCGEGEEALWNALF; the protein is encoded by the exons ATGAAGAATAGACATACTATTAAAGTTTCTGTAAAATGGATACCTATTTTCTCAATTGCTTTCTTCTTTATTGGGATGTTGTTCTCTAACAG ATGGTGGTCACCAACTGAATCTGGGAGTCAGCTTATAGCTCAGCATAGAAGGGACCAAGAACTTCAAGTTGTTTCTGAGGATTGTAATTCGAAAAAGAAg AAACAAGGACAAGATAAGGATGTAATGCAAGAGGTGTACAAAACCCATGAAGCAATTCA ATCATTGGACAAGTCAATTGCTACGCTTCAGATGGAGTTGGCAGCCACTCGGAGCACACAGGAAATGAAGGTGGCTGATCAGTCTTCCAATTCTTCTCATTCCCAAAATGGTCCTCCAAGGAAGAAAGTTTTTGTGGTAATTGGGATTAATACTGCTTTTAGCAGTAGGAAGAGGCGAGattcggttagagaaacttgGATGCCTCAAG GGGACAAGCTTCTCAGATTGGAGAAAGAGAAGGGAATTGTAGTCCGCTTCATGATTGGTCACAG TGCAACATCTAACAGCATACTGGATCGTGCCATTGATTCTGAAGAAGCTCAACATAAAGACTTCCTCAGGCTG GAGCATGTTGAAGGATATCACGAGCTCTCTGCCAAAACTAAGATTTTCTTTTCTACTGCTGTTGCAAAATGGGATGCCGACTTCTACGTGAAGGTTGATGATGATGTCCACGTCAATTTGG GCATGCTAGCTGCAACTCTAGCTCGTCATCGGTCGAAGCCCAGAATTTACATTGGGTGTATGAAATCTGGACCTGTTCTTGCTCAAAA GACTGTAAAGTACCATGAGCCAGAATACTGGAAATTTGGAGAAGAAGGAAACAAATACTTCCGACATGCAACTGGTCAGATCTATGCTATCTCCAAGGACTTGGCCACGTACATATCAATCAATCA GCCtatattgcacaagtatgccaATGAAGACGTGTCATTAGGGGCTTGGTTTATCGGTCTCGAAGTTGAGCACATTGATGAACGCACCATGTGCTGTGGAACACCACCAG ATTGTGACTGGAAAGCTGAGGCAGGTAATGTATGTGTCGCCTCGTTTGACTGGAGCTGCAGTGGAATTTGTAAATCAGTAGAGAAGCTAAAATATGTCCACGAGAAGTGTGGTGAAGGGGAAGAAGCTCTTTGGAATGCTCTCTTCTGA
- the LOC125850228 gene encoding beta-1,3-galactosyltransferase 7-like isoform X2 has translation MKQFSLLRSLDKSIATLQMELAATRSTQEMKVADQSSNSSHSQNGPPRKKVFVVIGINTAFSSRKRRDSVRETWMPQGDKLLRLEKEKGIVVRFMIGHSATSNSILDRAIDSEEAQHKDFLRLEHVEGYHELSAKTKIFFSTAVAKWDADFYVKVDDDVHVNLGMLAATLARHRSKPRIYIGCMKSGPVLAQKTVKYHEPEYWKFGEEGNKYFRHATGQIYAISKDLATYISINQPILHKYANEDVSLGAWFIGLEVEHIDERTMCCGTPPDCDWKAEAGNVCVASFDWSCSGICKSVEKLKYVHEKCGEGEEALWNALF, from the exons ATGAAGCAATTCA GTCTGCTTAGATCATTGGACAAGTCAATTGCTACGCTTCAGATGGAGTTGGCAGCCACTCGGAGCACACAGGAAATGAAGGTGGCTGATCAGTCTTCCAATTCTTCTCATTCCCAAAATGGTCCTCCAAGGAAGAAAGTTTTTGTGGTAATTGGGATTAATACTGCTTTTAGCAGTAGGAAGAGGCGAGattcggttagagaaacttgGATGCCTCAAG GGGACAAGCTTCTCAGATTGGAGAAAGAGAAGGGAATTGTAGTCCGCTTCATGATTGGTCACAG TGCAACATCTAACAGCATACTGGATCGTGCCATTGATTCTGAAGAAGCTCAACATAAAGACTTCCTCAGGCTG GAGCATGTTGAAGGATATCACGAGCTCTCTGCCAAAACTAAGATTTTCTTTTCTACTGCTGTTGCAAAATGGGATGCCGACTTCTACGTGAAGGTTGATGATGATGTCCACGTCAATTTGG GCATGCTAGCTGCAACTCTAGCTCGTCATCGGTCGAAGCCCAGAATTTACATTGGGTGTATGAAATCTGGACCTGTTCTTGCTCAAAA GACTGTAAAGTACCATGAGCCAGAATACTGGAAATTTGGAGAAGAAGGAAACAAATACTTCCGACATGCAACTGGTCAGATCTATGCTATCTCCAAGGACTTGGCCACGTACATATCAATCAATCA GCCtatattgcacaagtatgccaATGAAGACGTGTCATTAGGGGCTTGGTTTATCGGTCTCGAAGTTGAGCACATTGATGAACGCACCATGTGCTGTGGAACACCACCAG ATTGTGACTGGAAAGCTGAGGCAGGTAATGTATGTGTCGCCTCGTTTGACTGGAGCTGCAGTGGAATTTGTAAATCAGTAGAGAAGCTAAAATATGTCCACGAGAAGTGTGGTGAAGGGGAAGAAGCTCTTTGGAATGCTCTCTTCTGA